In the Mauremys mutica isolate MM-2020 ecotype Southern chromosome 13, ASM2049712v1, whole genome shotgun sequence genome, one interval contains:
- the LOC123348193 gene encoding angiogenin-like, with protein MALKMTPVLLLLLASALVLLGASANQDQYERFLLQHFDANPKGRNDHYCDSRMRYMMGKDKKRDRNREQKVCKDPNTFIHENSNDIKAICTSHGGRNYVTKTGQAMRQSLRPFQITTCTWHGGKPLDKCEYRATRDSRMIVIACDEHEHPVHFDESQI; from the coding sequence ATGGCTCTGAAAATGACCCCCGTGCTACTGCTGCTACTGGCTTCTGCACTGGTGCTGCTGGGAGCATCAGCCAACCAGGATCAGTATGAGCGGTTCCTCCTTCAGCATTTTGATGCAAACCCCAAGGGTCGTAATGACCACTACTGCGACAGTCGCATGCGCTACATGATGGGGAAGGACAAGAAGAGGGACAGAAATCGTGAGCAAAAAGTCTGCAAGGACCCAAACACCTTCATCCATGAAAACAGCAATGATATCAAAGCCATCTGCACCAGCCATGGAGGCAGGAACTATGTAACCAAAACTGGCCAGGCCATGCGCCAGAGCCTCAGACCATTCCAGATCACCAcctgcacctggcatggagggaaACCCCTCGACAAATGCGAGTACCGGGCGACCCGGGACTCAAGGATGATCGTCATTGCCTGCGACGAGCATGAGCACCCGGTGCATTTTGACGAGAGCCAGATCTGA